Proteins from a genomic interval of Capsicum annuum cultivar UCD-10X-F1 chromosome 4, UCD10Xv1.1, whole genome shotgun sequence:
- the LOC107869784 gene encoding putative disease resistance protein RGA4, producing the protein MLDGKKYLLVLDDVWNEDTLKWSNLKNMLISGAKERKILVTTRSDMVEEVSGSVHQHKLGDLSNEDSWTLFEKWAFESNKENKNSNLVEIGKEIVRKCRGVILVIRFDLIDMWITQGFIQSITSYTYNTEDVAYSYFMDLLRRSFFKEDELFPHLYKMHDLVHDLAKEVIYGEFFSIIKEKDTVILPDQTLHASCLFKIDDSLAFPNSFYKKHRKLQTFIYVYEESLYSVMSNSTLERMISNFTHLRILHLRHMQIEFLPQSLGGLKHLRYLAIFSCNIVSLPNSITKLHNLLILKLTNCITLKNLPRDIWRLVSLRHLICKGCKSLTHIPPGLWQFPSLMHLDFTNCSFLEDMPPGIGQLTSLWTLTSFIIGKESCMSGLASDKLNGLKDLVDLRNSLHINFRGLAHAIGDRIPTNIVKIMKHLRKLTVAFNEYGIHEDLIKLEALQPHQNIEILEIVNYSGSRFPSWLMVENLGFLLPKLVYLYIKDCHICKKIPPL; encoded by the exons ATGCTTGATGGGAAGAAGTATCTTCTAGTGCTCGATGATGTGTGGAACGAAGATACCTTAAAATGGTCTAACCTGAAGAATATGTTGATCAGTGGAGCCAAGGAAAGGAAGATTTTAGTGACTACTCGCTCAGACATGGTGGAGGAAGTTTCAGGAAGTGTTCACCAACATAAATTAGGAGACCTTTCAAATGAAGATTCATGGACATTGTTTGAAAAATGGGCATTTGAATCTAACaaagagaataaaaattcaaatctGGTGGAAATAGGAAAGGAAATTGTGAGGAAGTGTAGAGGAGTTATTCTTGTAATAAG ATTTGATTTGATTGACATGTGGATTACTCAAGGCTTTATTCAATCAATTACTAGCTACACATACAATACGGAGGACGTTGCATATTCATATTTCATGGATTTGTTAAGAAGGTCATTCTTTAAAGAAGATGAACTTTTTCCGCATCTTTACAAAATGCACGATCTTGTACATGATCTCGCAAAAGAAGTTATATATGGGGAGTTTTTCAGTAtcattaaagaaaaagatacagtGATTCTCCCTGATCAAACTCTCCATGCTTCTTGTTTATTCAAGATTGATGATTCATTGGCATTTCCTAATTCATTCTATAAGAAGCATAGAAAGTTACAGACATTTATTTACGTATATGAGGAGTCTCTATACAGTGTCATGAGCAATTCAACTTTAGAAAGAATGATTTCAAATTTCACACATTTGCGCATTCTACATCTACGTCATATGCAGATAGAATTTCTTCCTCAATCTTTAGGTGGACTAAAGCATCTAAGATATCTTGctattttttcttgtaatattgtTAGTTTACCAAATTCCATCACAAAATTGCATAATCTACtaattttgaagttgactaaTTGTATTACTCTAAAAAATTTGCCAAGAGATATTTGGAGATTGGTGAGCCTTCGACATTTGATATGTAAAGGCTGCAAATCATTAACCCATATTCCACCAGGACTTTGGCAGTTTCCAAGTCTCATGCACTTGGATTTTACTAATTGTTCTTTCCTGGAAGATATGCCACCTGGAATTGGCCAATTGACGTCTCTATGGACGTTGACAAGTTTTATCATAGGGAAGGAAAGTTGCATGTCAGGTCTGGCAAGTGACAAGTTGAATGGACTTAAAGACCTTGTCGATCTCAGAAATAGCTTACACATTAATTTCAGGGGGCTAGCCCATGCAATTGGAGATAGAATACCGACAAATATAGTGAAAATAATGAAACATCTTCGAAAGTTGACCGTAGCGTTCAATGAATATGGAATTCATGAGGATCTGATAAAGTTGGAAGCCCTACAACCTCACCAAAACATTGAAATCTTGGAAATAGTAAATTACAGTGGGTCAAGGTTTCCAAGTTGGTTGATGGTTGAGAATCTTGGCTTTTTGCTTCCTAAGCTTGTTTATCTATATATAAAAGATTGCCATATATGCAAAAAGATTCCACCACTGTGA